One segment of Carya illinoinensis cultivar Pawnee chromosome 13, C.illinoinensisPawnee_v1, whole genome shotgun sequence DNA contains the following:
- the LOC122292871 gene encoding protein TPR3-like gives MLIELKKLCEANPLFRDKLQFPNIRGSRLRMLINQSLNWQHSLCPNSRQNLDIRTFFVDHSCKNSNDSLAQLAASNQLIGSPTKMEGFLPLGTNVSFQSTSVELQTPLTTWMSNLSTRTHSAVFGGGIDFGRVTNPSNDANYSSTL, from the exons ATGTTGATTGAGCTCAAGAAGCTTTGTGAGGCAAATCCCCTTTTCCGTGATAAGTTACAGTTCCCTAACATTAGAGGTTCAAGATTAAGGATGCTCATTAACCAAAG CTTGAATTGGCAACATTCACTTTGCCCAAATTCTAGACAGAATCTTGATATAAGAACCTTCTTTGTGGATCATAGTTGTAAAAATTCCAATGATTCACTTGCACAACTAGCTGCAAGCAACCAGTTGATAGGTTCACCAACAAAAATGGAAGGTTTTCTTCCATTGGGAACAAATGTG TCATTCCAATCCACATCAGTAGAACTTCAAACACCTCTCACCACATGGATGTCTAATCTGTCAACCCGAACTCATTCAGCAGTTTTTGGTGGTGGTATTGATTTTGGGAGGGTAACAAATCCAAGTAATGACGCAAATTATTCATCAACCCTTTAG